The window CTCATTCAATCAGTAATTTGTTGAGATGTGGGGAAACACACACTGCCAGTGAGGTCCTGTATGGGTCATAAAATGAAGAGTTTTGTGTTCTGAGGGCCTCCTGAGGTAGACTTCCATTAGGTAAATGAATGTACATTACAGGCTGCAGGAACCTCTTGAAAACTCCCTGGGTTCTAGGGGGCAGGAAAAGAGACCCTGGCTCTGTAGGGATATGTTCTACTCAGTGTCACTTTCCTACATTTATTTAGCTGCAAAAACCTAGGGAAGTTTCAATGGTTGATAATTTGCAAAGCACACCCAAAGCTATTTGGTAGGACAAAGTATTTTACTTGGAAAGAAATATCAACATTTCTACTCCTATTTTTAAGGAAATGGTAAATGCACAAATATATTAACACTTACAAAAAGATGAAAGCTCTTCAAATGTGAAAATTCTTGAaagaaatccaattaaaaatatgattgcCTTTCCATAAAtctgtgtacacatgtgtgtctgtctgtgtatCTATCTAGAGAGAGGGCTACATATAAATTTAGATGTTCAAAACACTAATCATACACTAactttgagatttctttttgcatatggatttaaaGTTTGATGAAGAAGAAATATCAGATGACATTAGATGGGTGATGCAAAAATGACAAAAGCcaggttcaattttatttttttggccttTATTGAAGGAGAAAACGGAATGTTAAAGAAAAACCACACGGTGGTGACTGAGTTTATCCTGCTGGGACTGACAGATCGAGCAGAGCTGCAGCCTGTCCTTTTTGTGATGTTCTTGGTCATCTACCTCATCACAGTAACTGGCAATGTGACCATGATTTTCTTAATCAGAAGTGACTCAAAGCTTCACACCCcaatgtacttcttcctcagccaCCTGTCCTTTGTAGATCTCTGTTATGCCACAAACATCACCCCTCAGATGCTGGTTAACTTCTTGTCCAAGAGAAAAACCATTTCCTTCACTGGTTGCTTTATACAATTCCACTTTTTCATTGCCCTGGTGATCACAGACTATTATATGCTCacagtgatggcctatgaccgctacatggccatctgcaagcccttGTTATATGGTAGCAAAATGTCCAGGCGTGTATGTCTCTCTCTTGTGGCTGCTACTTATGTTTATGGCTTTGCAAATGGTCTGGCCCAGACCATCCTGATGCTTCGTCTGTCCTTCTGTGGACCCAATGAGGTCAATCACTTTTATTGTGCAGACCCCCCTCTCCTGGTACTGGCCTGCTCAGATACCTATGTCAATGAGACTACCATGTTTGTGGGGGCTGGATCCAACCTCACCTGCTCCCTCACCATCATCCTCATCTCCTATGTTTTCATCTTTGCTGCCATTCTTCGAATCCGCTCTGCTGAGGGCAGGCAGAAGGCCTTCTCTACCTGTGGGTCCCACCTGATGGCCGTCACAGTGTTTTATGGAACTTTGTTCTGCATGTACCTGAGGCCCCCTTCTGAGACATCTGTTGAACAGGGGAAAATTGTGGCTGTATTTTACATCTTTGTGAGTCCCATGTTAAACCCTTTGATCTACAGCCTGCGGAACAAAGATGTTAAAATGGCAATAAGGAAAGTTATCAAAAAGGAATTGTTTGGTTAATAAGCTggtgtaatatatttttattatgtgacCAATTTATGAGCACTTTAAGAAATTGTTTTGTGCTCATTATTTTTGCTCTCTTATAATTCACATGCAAAAGTTTAAGAATATGTTATTCTCTAGAGTTTAGTTGTTGTATTTTTTGATAAAAAGCATAGAAAGTGAATGTCAAACCAGTACCATTTATAATGCTTTATAAAGTCATTAAAGAACTGAAAATGTCATCCATAGTACTCCCCCTGGTAGAAAGTTgtagaagatgaaattaagaaATTCGGTAGTACGtaattaatcttatttttccatgtgtacagattgcaggatcacattggttatacagccatgtttatacataggGACATACTAGTGTctaagattacgtaccccatttgaatcaaatatatgatatgtcaagatctttgtaatgttttgagcaactaataaaaaattttaaaaaaagaaattcggTAGTTATGCCAATTCATCAAATTTTTATGGATCTTAATGTCCATATATCTTCCACCAAAACAATCGTATTAgttgtgtttatttctttaattcatattatatgttaattaatatattttgggtATATCTCAGATAATTATTCtaagaaatatctttaaatgatttttctgattGATTGGAATTCACGCTCATGAGATTAATGGTGGAGATATCCAGAGGATTGTGGGTTGTGTGGGTGGTGCTGGAAATTGTAGAGAGTCTTTGCATGGCAgacaagagctctgccactgagccacaaccaagACTTGGTTCATGGTTTTTCTTATGCATATGCATTCCTATTTATCATTGACCtgtcttctcctctttctttttcattgccTATTATTTTCTACATGGAGATTTTGTTTTATGTCCTAGACACATAATATATGGATTTTATATGCATTTGtaaaattcacaataagggataactttcatttattcattgcttATTCAAATTTCTCTCATGACAAATCTATATTATTTGCTTTCCCTGTGTTAAAACtgtgaagtttatatttttaattttagacttCTTTGTAAAGCTATACATCGTTTATTTCTATGCCCCTATGTaatatctgttttcatttttctctgtttttaatgtcatatttttgaaatgctaacattttattatttctacatATTGTTAAATGAtttacatttcactctgttttgtcgtTCTTTCCTCTTAGGAAATTAAACTGTTTTTGACAGATGAATAAGTTGATATTTACCTGTATTATTAACTAATCATTAGGACTTAACTTATCAAATTCCATAATAAACTGTTTTTAGGCTATAACCAAAAATAGAAAGTAATTTAAAACCCTCCTCTGTTGGCACAACTAATCATTAAATCTTTACATGTGGTATTTGTTTTGGATACTCACATACTCCCTACAtaattttctgcttctttcccCATTTCCTACAGTAGaaactaataattatttaatgCTTCTAATATCTTTGTAAAGTTACATCATTTTCCAAGGGTGTATATATCCACAGAATTAATTAGTATTAATTTGGCAAAATTTAAATTGATAGAAATGAAATCACTTTACGTATTTTGTGTAATTCATGTAATTTTTTAGTaacattggttttgtttttccatgttaATTCATGCAGCagtgatttttattaataaaggATATGCCAGTATATAAATGTGTCATGATATATGCATCTATTCAACTACCACTGgacaattatattttccaaatatttttcatatttcctgaGAATATGAAAACCAAGTGATAACATTGCTTGTAGAATTCTCAAATATGTACCAGTGAGAATGTATCATGAAGCTTGGTTACTTCTGGgtcataaaatataaacatctttaaatttacTACATATTTTCACTTTGTCAATTCGCACACCTGCCAACTTTCCGTGAATGTTCTCTTTATTGCACATTCCTGCCAACACAAGGTTGTCAGACTGAATTTTTTCCTAGTATGACAAATGTAAAgtgcattttaatttcttctttaaggttgagtcatcactacaaataaaattaagtgttttcatttgtattgaCATTAATAGAAGATTTCTCtcctcttttcagtttttttggcCACATTCTTTATGTACATTTCtgctgaattattttatatttatttcatccaTTTGTAATAACTCCTATGTATTCTGTACTATGTCCAAATTTTTTGGTGTTATATGCATTACAAACATCTTCAGCCTGTTTATACCTTGTGTTTTATCTTTTTGCATGACATATTTAGTGGTTGACTATTCTAGttctgttttgtattgttttgtttattaaggTGCAGTGATTGAACAGAGATGTACGGCTGCTAGAAAAGTGCTTTGCCACTTGCCGAATTCTTCAGCTCAACATTTCAAATTTAACCATATTCTCATTGTACTCTCTATCTTATCTAAAcgattattttttataagtatattCCCTGCATTTTCATCCAGTGCTTTCGGGTTTTGCTCTTGAATATTAAGCACTTTATTTCTCTTAGTATTGCCagattttcagaataaaataaaataccagttAAAATTAATAACAGATTTTCTAGTTTTTGAATACCTCTTACTTACCTAATTAGTTTTGAGTGCCAAATGTGCCTTATGAGAAGCTTTTAATATTCAGATCAATCTGCTTATGTGATCTTTATTCTTGGATCAATATGTCATCCCCttcatcaataaaaattatcttaataTAAATAGTTTAAGACCACTTGTCTAGAAGTTTgcattatagcatttaaaaagtaTCCCTGAgagaaattatctttaaaatatatgcaaacatCTGTACCCTGTCTCAAGTCAAAATCCATCATGTGGTCCAAATGCTTATCAAACCTACCTCTTTCATGCAGCACTGGTGTTGAAGTGAAcgggaaaggaaaacaaatttagtTGTGGCACATATTTAGTGCTCTATCTACtaaaaacatttcagaatttatagtgttttgcaaatatcaaacttcaaaagaaaaaaggcgAGATGCTTATAATATAGTTTGGAAGACCAGattatattgttctattttatgCATGTATAAATGTGTAAAAATGAGTCCCACTATTAGAGactattaggtataattataacACACCGATTTTAAAGAGAGAAGGCTGATGCGTTCCCTTGGATCCAGAAGCAGAGTTTCCTATTGTGGAATTCACTTATCATGTCTTAATCCGGTCACAGTGGATTCCTTATGCCATGTGCATCTTCACTGGAactatatatatcttaaaatgggaaagagaaatgtCCCATTCCCCCAAAaccattgaataaaataaaagaaaattaataaataacattaCTTCTGTTGGACATTTGTTAAGGTcagaagataaaatttaatatcactGATTCCCaaacttcatttataaattaagaataatCTAACATCGTTCAATTTCCTGTAAATAATTTAAGAGGGTTGATGTttgcaatgtctttttttttagagagagagagagagagggaattttttaaatatttagctaccacttgagccacatccccagaccctgccATGCCTTTTTAAATGCAATACAAATGCTATCTTATACTATTTcattgaattaaatttaaattatgtacaCAATGGAAGAAGCAGAATCATAAAAGCAATACAAATTGGAttctttatacacacatatacatgcatagaatatatatgtattacagAATATGACTCCATTTATGACAGTTCATATGTACGTTATATATCTATACACATATAGTTGTATTAGGTAGATATTATGTACATATCATATAGATATATAATGTACACATAATGTACACATTATGACCGCATTTCTGAACTTAAGGAAACCTCACTTAAAAATTGAGAATACAGGCAAGATTCAAGAAATCAGTCAAAGGAGGTGAAGAGGCAGGTgctaatggaaaaaaacaaaaacaacaaaactgttagagtctgtaaacaagtcaggatggcgcctggcattttaccagggggagtggtttgtgaggtggtgccagcaaaccattaagtgtggagatttcttattggttgactgctgtatctattttatattaattaagataagctgtgtggaatgaatatataccactcctgtcctactataaacggctcctattcctgctgtatgaatctacacaagttgctcgtcactccctggttattttgctgcagccggactgcggcacaaaacaaaccaagaagccaacaaaacaaaaaatacttctaCTCTTCTGGCCAAAGAAGCTAGGGAAATGATTATTGTCACTGCTGAGATTTAGAACAAGAAGAAAATCCCTTGAAACCTTCTTCCCCAGGATAAAGCCAGTTAGAATTTTCTTAGATGGCTGTGTTCACTCTTATTCATACTGATGCAGGGGAGTTTTAGAAAGAGATAGGACTCTTCTCTGTCCTCTCCACATTTCATTGCTTGCTGATTGGCCAATACCAATTTTAAACTCTATACCCAAGGAGCTTTGCTGATGATGTccttaatttcaaataaataaaataaagcagagaaaaataGACAAGTCCCTTAATGGAAGAAGAGCGGTAAAGGGAGAAACCCCCCCACACCTGTATTGTCTGGAAATGCACAATGTTCCTATGGCTATGAAATATTAATTCAATTTAAAGAGATAAAACCATAAGGCCAGATCTGTTAATAGCTAATTCaggaaaagcaaattattttccaaggtTTTCCAAACTCCAAAACTTTCTCCTTATACTACACACCATTCTATTTCGTAGGTTATAGACAGGAGAACTTAATATTtccctaaataaaacaaatattaaaacactcACCATAAACTAAAATACATAATTCCCCTGGCTCCACTATTCTTGGGAGATTTTATTCCCTAATGAAGTGGGGAATTGGCAAAATTAAAGATCTTAATGAGTCTAGGCTTTCCAGAATGACAGGATTGTGATTTTTCATAatctaaataaatttctgtgagAAATAATTGAACCACAGAGATTTGGTCCCTACGAGGTGATTTTATTATAAGCTCTTCAGTTTGTTAACATCAATGCTGTTGATGTGAAATCACTCTCCATTTTGAGGTAGGATTAGGcttgtttcttttaaagtttttaatccagaaataaacataccaattgataaaaataaattgggcTGAATCCTAATCTCATGAATTAGCTAACTAATCTATTTCAAGATTACTATTCTTCCTAAAGTGAGAACTTACTAAGAAATGTATATTTGAGTAAGGGTTTATAGTACTAAAATGCATTAAAAGGTGTATTTCATGAAGGTGccttctttcaatttatttttctcactcaAATTGAGTTATGACCACATGCCATGAAGATACTAACTTGATTAAAGCCAAAGGGAAATGGGTTAGATACTGTGGGAGGCAGAGCAGTGGCAGAAAACATGAGAGAACTTCAGGGTAATGTGAATTTCAAGAGTGCAAAGCCTAAAAGGCCCTTAGCTCCACTGATGTCCATTGTAAATGCTGCTCTCTGAGATTGCTGACTCAAACCATCTAGGATGTTTGGTGCATTCTCTTGAAACGAAGGCTAATTTTCTAAAATACCCTGTTAAATTATCTAGCAGGCCCATATTTTGCTTGCATTATCGCATTTCCCATAGCAAAATATGAATGGAGATGctaattcttttgaatatttattagcATTCCATAaatatagagaataaaaataCCATTCCATCACCAAAAGTTCATTTGTCTCTTTGACAATTGTTTTAGTAAAATTCACTTGGACCTTATGggcttaaaagaagaaaaacataaaatattttgaatttccaTTGAGATAGGTGAGTTCTGCCTGTTTCCCTAGCCAATTGTCCAAAGAACACTTGAGTGAtaaatttatatgttttcttGCAGCTTAactttttttccatcatttttttttcagcttcttaAAAGGAGTCATTTTACCATGATCACCAGTGGGTATGTGTCATTAAAGAAGGATGTGGGTTTTCCATGGTTGTTCTCCATGGTCTCTGCTTTTCTCCCCAAGTGTTGGGAGATGTACTTCATGATATTTTAAGTGCTCTCCCAgttgtataattattatgattattatttgacTATGAtgcaaagaatatatattttatacttcgAGGGAGCTGCACTGAATTTGTGATATAGCATTTTTAACCATTTATCCAGAAGTTAGTATAAGGAAGAATGACAGCAAATAGTTATGGTATAGGGATTACTCATTCAGTTTTTCATCATTATTCTTCCTCTACCTTACTGTAGCCCCTTGTTGCAATATGTTTTCCTCAAAACAGCTGCATCATGAATATTTAATACCCTCAACATATGTGTATGGAAATGGTGCTATTTATGGATTTATAGAaagatatttatacatattctgTATACACTCAGATGACTGAGATTTATCTTTTTTACCTTAACCTATTCTATTAACCTATTCAACACCCTGCTTAATTTCCCTAAGTTCATTTAGCTGTGGAAACCTACATAAGTTTCAATGGTAGATAATTTAGAAACTTCACCCAAAGCTATATAATAAGAAAAAGGATTGtggtttcaaagaaaattaactttTGCTACCCTATGTTCCAGAATATTTtgagtaaataaatatgaaaaacaattgCCAAAGATAGGGCCTCTTTAAACATAAAAAGACACGATAAGAGGAATTCATAcatccatttaaaatattaatgtatgttttatatatatacatactattacatattatatatataatatataatatatatatatatatatatatatacctttatgtGTGGAGTCTCATATTAATTTACATGTTTCAAATATTGAACACAGGCTATATTGGCTTTTCCTTTGTGGCACCTTTGTGGCACATGAATGTGTAAGCCTGAAATAAGGGGAAGAATTATCAGATGGCATGATAGAAGTATCTTATAAATGACAAAAGTCAGatgcattttcctttcctttcctttagatCTTATTTGCAATCAAGAAAACATAATGTTGAAGAAAAACCACACGGTGGTGACTGAGTTTATCCTGCTGGGACTGACAGATCGAGCAGAGCTGCAGCCTGTCCTTTTTGTGGTGTTCTTAGTCATCTACCTTATCACAGTAATTGGCAATGTGACAATGATTTTCTTAATCAGAGCTGACTCAAAGCTTCACACCCCAATGTACTTGTTCCTTAGCCACCTGTCCTTTGTAGATCTCTGTTATGCCACTACTGTTGCTCCTCAGATGCTGGTTAACTTCTTGTCCAAGAGAAAAACCATTTCCTTCATTGGCTGCATAATACAATTCCACTTTTTCATTGCCCTGGTGATCACTGATTATTATATGCTTGCAGTGATGGCTTATGACCGCTacatggccatctgcaagcccttGTTATATAGTAGCAAAATGTCCAGGCATGTGTGTCTCTCTCTTGTTGTTGCTGATTATATTTATGGCTTTGCAAATGGACTGGTGCAGACCATCCTGATGCTTCGTTTGTCCTTTTGTGGTCCCAATGAGATTAATCACTTTTATTGTGCAGACCCCCCTTTAATGGTGCTGGCCTGCTCAGATACCTATGCCAAGAGAATGGCCATGTTTGTGGTGGCTGGGTCCAACCTCACCTGCTCTCTGACCATCATCCTCATCTCCTACATTTTCATCTTTGCTGCCATTCTTCGAATCCGCTCTGCTGAGGGCAGGCAGAAGGCCTTCTCTACCTGTGGGTCCCATCTCACTGCTGTCACTATATTTTATGGAACATTGTTCTGCATGCACCTGCGGCCCCCTTCTGAGACATCTGTAGAGCAAGGGAAAATTGTGGCTGTATTTTACATCTTTGTGAGTCCCATGCTAAACCCTAtgatctacagcctgaggaacaaagatgttaaaatagcaataagaaaagtttttaaaaaagaattgtttgcTAAATAAACATGTCAAATCTACATGAGATTTCCTTATTATCCAATTTGTGAGTACTTTAATAAAGCATTTCCTTTAGCTGATTATTCTTTGTCTCTTTCAATTCATATATAGAATTATAAGTATGGAGGCCAGGCAATGGTGGAacatacctgtaatttcagtggttgaggaggctgagacaggagttcaatgccagcctcagcaatggcgaggtgctaagaaacttagtgagtccctgtctctaaataaaatacaaaatagtgctggggatgtggctcagtggttgagctaccctgagttcaatccctgg is drawn from Urocitellus parryii isolate mUroPar1 chromosome 4, mUroPar1.hap1, whole genome shotgun sequence and contains these coding sequences:
- the LOC113176044 gene encoding olfactory receptor 5M5-like, translated to MLKKNHTVVTEFILLGLTDRAELQPVLFVMFLVIYLITVTGNVTMIFLIRSDSKLHTPMYFFLSHLSFVDLCYATNITPQMLVNFLSKRKTISFTGCFIQFHFFIALVITDYYMLTVMAYDRYMAICKPLLYGSKMSRRVCLSLVAATYVYGFANGLAQTILMLRLSFCGPNEVNHFYCADPPLLVLACSDTYVNETTMFVGAGSNLTCSLTIILISYVFIFAAILRIRSAEGRQKAFSTCGSHLMAVTVFYGTLFCMYLRPPSETSVEQGKIVAVFYIFVSPMLNPLIYSLRNKDVKMAIRKVIKKELFG
- the LOC113176066 gene encoding olfactory receptor 5M5-like; this translates as MLKKNHTVVTEFILLGLTDRAELQPVLFVVFLVIYLITVIGNVTMIFLIRADSKLHTPMYLFLSHLSFVDLCYATTVAPQMLVNFLSKRKTISFIGCIIQFHFFIALVITDYYMLAVMAYDRYMAICKPLLYSSKMSRHVCLSLVVADYIYGFANGLVQTILMLRLSFCGPNEINHFYCADPPLMVLACSDTYAKRMAMFVVAGSNLTCSLTIILISYIFIFAAILRIRSAEGRQKAFSTCGSHLTAVTIFYGTLFCMHLRPPSETSVEQGKIVAVFYIFVSPMLNPMIYSLRNKDVKIAIRKVFKKELFAK